One Streptomyces sp. 840.1 genomic window, CCCGTAGCGCTCTCCGGCTCCGATGTCATCGGGCAGGCCAAGACCGGCACCGGCAAGACGCTCGGTTTCGGGCTGCCGCTGCTCGAGCGCGTCACCGTCCCCGCGGACGTCGAGGCGGGCCGGGCCGCGCCCGAGAAGCTCACCGACGCGCCGCAGGCACTGATCGTCGTCCCCACCCGCGAGCTGTGCCAGCAGGTCACCAACGACCTCCAGACCGCCGGCAAGGTCCGTAACGTCCGCGTTCTCGCGATCTACGGCGGCCGGGCGTACGAGCCCCAGGTCGAGGCCCTCAAGAAGGGCGTCGACGTCGTCGTCGGCACCCCGGGCCGGCTGCTCGACCTGGCGGGCCAGCGCAAGCTCGACCTGTCGCACATCCGCGTCCTCGTCCTCGACGAGGCCGACGAGATGCTGGACCTGGGCTTCCTGCCCGACGTCGAGCGCATCATCACGATGCTGCCGGCCAAGCGGCAGACCATGCTGTTCTCCGCGACCATGCCGGGCGCGGTCATCAGCCTCGCCCGTCGCTACATGTCGCAGCCGACGCACATCAACGCCACCTCGCCCGACGACGAGGGCACCACGGTCAAGAACACCGCGCAGTACGTCTACCGCGCGCACAACATGGACAAGCCGGAGATGGTCTCCCGCATCCTCCAGGCCAACGGCCGCGGACTCGCGATGATCTTCTGCCGCACCAAGCGCACCGCGGCCGACATCGCCGAGCAGCTGGAGAAGCGCGGATTCGCCTCCGGCGCCGTCCACGGCGACCTGGGCCAGGGCGCCCGCGAGCAGGCGCTGCGCGCCTTCCGCAACGGCAAGGTGGACGTCCTCGTCTGCACCGACGTCGCGGCCCGCGGTATCGATGTCGAGGGTGTCACCCACGTCATCAACTACCAGTCCCCCGAGGACGAGAAGACCTACCTGCACCGCATCGGCCGCACCGGCCGCGCGGGCGCCAAGGGCATCGCGATCACGCTGGTCGACTGGGACGACATCCCGCGCTGGCAGCTGATCAACAAGGCGCTCGACCTGAAGTTCCCGGACCCGCCGGAGACGTACTCCACCTCCCCGCACCTGTACGAGGAGCTGGACATCCCGGCCGGCACCAAGGGTGTCCTGCCGCGCACCGAACGCACCCGCGCCGGTCTGCGGGCCGAGGAGATCGAGGACCTCGGGGAGACGGGCGGCCGCGGCCGCAAGTCCGCCCCCGCCGCCGCGGCACCCGCCGTCCGCGAGGAGCGCCCCCCGCGCACGCCGCGTCAGCGCCGTCGCACCCGGGGCGGTTCCGCCGCCGAGGAGAGCGCCGCCACGGTGCCCGCACCGGCAGCTGAGGCCGTCGAGGCTCCCGCCGCCACCGAAGCCCCCGCCGAGGCGCGCACGCCGCGCCGGCGTCGTCGCGGCCGCGTCAACACCCCGGACGCCGCGGCCGAGGCCGCGGTGGAGACGGTGCAGGCCGCCCCGGTCGTCGTCATCGACACCGAGCCCGAGCCCGTGGTGAAGACCCGGACCAGGGCCTCCAGGGCCAAGGCCGATGTCACCGTCGAGGTGGCGGCCGAGGCGGTGCCCGCGGCGAAGCCGCGTCGCAGCCGCGCCCGGGTCGCGAAGCCGGTGACGGAGGAGGTCGACTTCCAGACCGCCCCCGTGGCCGAGCCCGCCGCCGAGGCCACGACGGTGACCAAGCCGCGCCGCCGCGCCCGGGTCATCAAGCCGGCCGAGGACGAGGTCGACTTCCAGATCGCGCCGATCGCCGAGCCGGAGAACGACAGCAGGCCGCGTCGTCGCACCCGCGCCGCCGCCAAGCCGAAGACGGAGGCCGTGGCGGACGCCCCGGTCACCGAGGGCGAGGCCAAGCCGCGCCGGCGCCGGGCACCCCGGGCGGCCGCCGCGAAGACCGAGGGCTGAGAACGACAGCTGAGACCGGCGCCCGAGCGCGCCGGGTGTGTGCCCGACGGGCCCGAGGGATCCCCCTCGGGCCCGTCGGGCGTTGTACGGCATAACCTCCTCCCATGAGCCGGCCACCCACCTTCGTCCCGCCGCCCTGCACCCGGGCCCGTACGCTGCACACCGCGCGCGGCGACTTCGCCGTCCTGGACGCGTCCCCGCGTACCGCACCGCGCGGCACCGCGCTCCTGCTGCCCGGCTTCACCGGCAGCAAGGAGGACTTCATCGCGATGCTGGAACCACTGGCGGACGCCGGGTACCGCGCGGTCGCCGTCGACGGGCGCGGGCAGTACGAGAGCGAGGGGACGGATCGCCAGGAGTCCTACGCGCAGGCGGAGTTGGCGCGCGACGCACTCGCGCAGACGGCCGCGCTCGGCCTCGGTGACGGCGGCGTCCACCTGCTCGGGCACTCGCTCGGCGGGCTGGTCGCACGCGCCGCGGCCATCCTGGATCCGGCACCGTTCCGCTCGCTGACCCTGATGTCGTCCGGGCCCGCGCAGGTCGTCGAGGCCCAGCAGATCAAGGCGAAGATCCTGGGTGACGCGCTCGCGACCATGAGCATGGACCGGGTCTGGGAGGCCATGCGCGCCTTCGACCCGCCCGCGGAGGCCGAGACGGGCGGCGAGGACCTGCGGCGGCGCTGGATGCGCCACCGCCCCGCCCAGCTGATCGCCACCGGCCGCCAGCTCGCCACCGAGCCCGACCGGGTGGCCGAGGTCGCCGCCACCGGACTGCCGGTCCACGTCGTCTCCGGCGAGCGCGACGACGTCTGGCCGGTCCCCCTGCTCGACGAGATGGCCGGGCGGCTGGGCGCCCGCCGGACCCGGATCGAGGGCGCCGAGCACTCCCCCAACACGGACCGGCCGGAGCCGACGGCGGCCGCCCTGGTCTCCTTCTGGGACAGCCTGTAGCCGAGGGCGCCGCGGCCCCGGCCCCCGCTCAGTACTGCGACTGGAGGTGCTGCCAGAAGCCGTCGCGGAGCGCCCGCCGCAGATGGGCGTGGCCGCGCAGCGAGTGCTGGAGCAGGCGCTCGGCCTCGACCAGCAGGTCCTGGTCGACGGAGCCCGGCAGGTACGGGTGCCCGGGGAGCAGGTCGGCCAGGGACTCGCGGCCGCGCGCGGCGAGCCAGGCCGCGGCGATCTGCGTGCCGACGAAGCGGACGTCGTCGCGCGAGGGCGCCGGGGAGTCGTCCTCGTAGGTGGTGACGGGGCGTCTGGTCACGTAGGGGCGGCAGAAGTCGAGGTCGAAGGTGCGCTGGCTGTCGACCTCCCAGAGCAGTGGTTCGGCCTGGTTGCGGCCTTCCGCGGCCTCGATGCCCCAGAGGTGGACGCGGGCCCCGTACCCCTGTGCTGCCTCGACGGCCGACACCAGGTCCTCGTCGCCGCCGACGAGTGCGGCATCGCTGATGGCGCGGTGGCGGGCGAGGGATTCGAGGTCGGTGCGGATGAGTGAGTCGACGCCCTTCTGCTGGTTGTTGGCGTTGAGGTTGCCGAGTCTGACCTTGACGTCGGGGAGTTCCGCGATGGACTGCTGCTCGACGGTGTGGATCCGGCGCCTGGCCCCGTCGTACCAGTACACGCGGAGGAGCCGGCTGTCCGCGAAGATCGTGCGGGCCTTGTCGATGAAGGCCTCGATCAGCCCCTCCGAGTCGAGGTCGAAGGAGCGCCGGTCCTCGGTGCCGGTGACGAGCAGCCCGGCCGCGGCGTACACATAGCCCGCGTCGACGAAGATCGCGTGGGTCGAGGGGGTCTTCGACACCTCGGCGAGCACGCGCTGGAGCAGTTCGTTGGTGCGGTCCAGACGCTCGCCGGTCTCTGCGTCGTTCATACGGGCCTCGTCGTGGATGTCGTCGTCCGCGCATGCTCGGTTACCTGCTGGTACTTAGACATCCAAAAAATTTCCTTAGCGTAGGGAATGATTGCAGGAGGCAAGCCGTTGTACACCTCGTGGGGCGCGAGACGTACCAGCCTGGCGCCCCTCATCCTTGCGGACGGGTCACCCGTCCTCCCAGTAGTTCTCCAGCAGGAGGATCAGACGAAGGGAAGCCGTATGCGCTTCGAGATCATGCGACTCGACGATGTCGACGGTACCGCCGTGGACAGCACCGTCGTGGACGCCGCCTCCGTCAACCGGATCGTGCAGCAGGCCGCAGCATTGGGCCAGCGCATCTATATCCGCCCGGCCGACAACTCGGCCTCGTAACACCTTGCCGGTATAAAGACGAAGCGCCCCCGCACGGACCGATCGTGCGGGGGCGCTGTGCTGCGCGGGGCGGGGTCAGGCGTTCTGGATGACCTGGGTGACGCCGTTGATGATCTGCTGCACGGCGATGGCGGACAGCATCATCCCGGCCAGCCTGGTGACCAGCACGACGCCGCCGTCCTTGATGACCCGGATGATCAGCAGCGAGTAGCGCATGGTCAGCCAGAGCACCACGTGCATGGCGACGATCGCCGTCCAGACGGAGAACTGGCTCCCGAGGCTGTCGGCGTGCTGGACGGCGAGGATCACCGAGACGATCGCGCCGGGACCGGCGAGCAGCGGCATGCCGAGCGGTACGAGCGCCACGTTGACGTCCTTCGTCTGCGTCGGCTCGTCCGTCTTGCCGGTCAGCAGGTCCAGCGCGATCAGCAGCAGGAGCAGACCGCCCGCGATCATCAGCGCGGGTACGGAGACGTGGAGGTAGTCCAGGATCTGCTGGCCGAGCACTCCGAAGACGGCGATCACGCCGAAGGCGACGGAGACCGCCTGCAGCGCCATCTTGCGCTGGGTCTTGGCGGGGCGGCCGGCGGTGAGGGCCAGGAAGATCGGGGTGATTCCGGGCGGATCCATAATCACAAAAAGCGTGAGAAAAAGGGATCCGAAGACAGCGACGTCGAACACAGTGAGCCTTGCGGGGAGAGAGCGGGAATTCGGCAGGGACGGCGCACCGGACGAGTGCCGGACCGGCGTCCGCCGGAGAGTCCGGACGGCAGCCGCAACAGCACGGTGCGCAGGGGGGGTGCGTGGTACGCGGGGGTGGTGCGGGCGGCGTCGCGGTGCGGCGCGGCCGGGTGGGGCAGTGGCGCGCGGGCCGTTACGGGACGAGCGGTCCGCCGGCTCCCGGCACGGGGAATGCCCCGGTGGCGCGCCGGGTGATCTCGCCGTAGATCTCGGGGTCGGTGACGTTCTCGCCGAGCCGTACGGTCTTGCGGCTGCCGTGGTAGTCGCTCGACCCGGTGGCCAGCAGCCCCAGCTCGCGGGCGAGCCCGCGCAGCCTGGCCCTGGTCGGCTCGTCGTGGTCCATGTGGTCGGCCTCGATACCGTCGAGCCCGGCGGCGGCCAGCTCCGCGATGGCGGATTCGGGGATCACGTGGCCGCGCTTGACGGCGGCGGGGTGGGCGAGCACGGTGACGCCGCCGGCGGCCTTGACCAGCCGGACCGCGTCGAAGGGGTCGAGCTCGTGCTTCTCGGCGTGGGCGCGCCCGCCGTCGGCGAGCCACTGCGGGGTGAAGGCGTCGGAGACGCTCGGCACGACGCCGAGCTCGACCAGTGCGGTGGCGATGTGCGGCCGCCCGACCGATCCGTCGCCGGCGATCCGCGCGACCTGCTCCCACTCGACCGGCACGCCCAGCTCCTGGAGCTTGCGCACCATGGTCCTGGCGCGCGGCACCCGGTCGTCGCGGACCAGCTCGCGCTCGCGCGCCAGCTCGGGCTCGTCGGGGTCGAAGAGGTAGGCCAGCATGTGCAGGCCGCCCGCGCCTTCGAGCCGGCAGGACAGCTCGGCGCCGGTGACCAGGGTGAGCCCGGCGGGCAGGGCGGCTATCGCCTCGGCGTGCCCGCGGACCGTGTCGTGGTCGGTGAGGGCTACGACGTCCAGGCCTGCGGCGGCGGCTTCCCGCACCAGCTCGGCGGGGGTGTCCGTGCCGTCCGACGCGGTGGAGTGGGTGTGCAGGTCGATGCGCACGACTCGGACTCCAGTGCTCGCGGCCGGATGGGGGACGCCCAAGGATAACCGGCTCACGCGTCGGTTCCGGACCCGCTCAGGGACCGCTCAGCAGCCGGGGGGTGAGCGCGCCGCAGGGCACGAGGTCGACCTCTCCCCCGGCGTCACGCAGATCGGTGAGCACCAGTTCGTCGTACATCAGGAGGCCGGACTGCTCGGGCCAGACGATCGCCCAGAGCCACAGGCCGCGCGCCTCACCGGCGAAGACGGCCCGGTCGGCGGGGGCGTCCTTCACGTGCCAGAGCGGGGTCGGCCGTCCGGCGGCGAGCACCTTGACGTCCGGCGGGCCGTCCACCCGCAGGTACGGGCCAGGGTCGGGGCCGTCGATTCCGGCGTACCGCGCACCGAGTCCGACGCCGAGCTCCTCGGCGACGAGCAGCAGCTCACCGATGCCGCCGAGCGGCCCCGGTCCGGAGCAGGCCACGGCGGTGGCCCGGCCGCCGCCCCGGTCGTCGCCCGCGCACGCCACACCGGTGAAGAGCCAGCCGACCGGCAGCGGCCAGGGCATCCACACGGGCACCCGTGCGCGGTGCACCACCACACCGAGCGCCTCCACACCGGGCGGGATGACCGGCTGCAGCGGCTGCACACTGCCGTGCACGTCGCACTGCCAGGTGTCGTCGAAGAAACCGGGCGCCTTGACCCGGCCTCCGCACTTCGGGCAACTGGGTTCGCCCCTCATAACAACCAACCGTCCTCCCCGGCCGTCGCCGCGTCAAGGACGATCACCCTTCCGCAGTGTGGCTCTCACCAGGGGATTTAGATGTAGCTTGCATTTATTAGCCTCTCTAACTTATTCTGTGCATAACGCATCGATCTAGTGGAGAGCGAGTAGTCCCATGCAGGGAGAGGATCCGTTCGACTCAGGAACGGTCAGCATCCTGCGCCAGCCGAAGGCCGTCTGGGCCACAGCGGGCGCTTCTGTTGTCGCGTTCATGGGAATCGGCCTGGTTGACCCGATTCTGCCGTCCATCGCCAAGGGCCTGGAAGCGACGCCGAGTCAGGTGTCCCTGCTCTTCACCTCCTACTTCCTGATCACCGCCGTGGCGATGCTGGTGACCGGCTTCGTCTCCAGCCGGATCGGCGGGCGCAAGACGCTGCTGGCCGGGCTGGCGCTCGTCGTGGTCTTCGCCGCGCTGTCCGGCACCTCGTCATCCGTGGCGGAGCTCGTCGGCTTCCGGGCCGGCTGGGGCCTGGGCAACGCCCTCTTCGTCTCGACGGCGCTCGCGGTGATCGTCGGCGCGGCCGCGGGCGGCAGCTCGGCGGCGATCCTGCTGTACGAGTCGGCGCTCGGCCTCGGCATGGCCTGCGGGCCGCTGCTCGGCGCGCTGCTCGGTGACGCCAGCTGGCGCTACCCGTTCTTCGGGACCGCCGCGCTGATGGCGATCGGCTTCGTCTGCATCACGGCGTTCCTCAAGGAACAGCCCAAGCCCGCGAAGAAGACGTCACTGCTCGACCCGATCAAGGCGCTCGGCCACCGCGGCCTCGCCTCCGTCGCCACCTCGGCGTTCTTCTACAACTACGCCTTCTTCACGATCCTGGCGTTCACGCCGTTCGTGCTGAACATGTCGCCGTACAAGTCCGGCGCGGTGTTCTTCGCCTGGGGCCTGCTGCTCGCGGTGTTCTCGGTACTGGTCGCGCCGAGGCTGCAGAAGCGCTTCGGCTCGCTCAAGGTGGTCGGCGCCTCGCTGGTGCTGCTCGCCGCCGACCTGGTCATCCTCGGCTACGGCAACCACACCACGGCCATCGTCTGCACGATCGTCTCCGGCGCCTTCATCGGCATGAACAACACCGTCTACACGGAGCTGGCACTCGGGGTGTCCGACGCGCCGCGTCCGGTGGCCAGCGCCGGTTACAACTTCGTCCGCTGGTTCGCCGCGGCCGCCGCGCCCTTCCTGGCCCCGAAGATCGAGGAGTGGAGCAACATCCACATCCCGTTCGTGATCGCCGCCGTCGCCGCCGTCATCGGCGCGGTAGTCGTCTGGGTGCGGCGCTCGGCCCTCACCCACGAGGCGGAGGAGCTGGAGCCGAAGCACGCCACCGAGGACGGCGTCACGGTCTTCGCCAACTGAACCACCGGGGCCGGGCCCGGACCCGCCCCGCCCTCGAACGCCCCGCCCGCGGCCGCCTCCTCGCCGCGCGGCGGGGCTTTCGGCGTTTCCGCAGGCCCGCACCGCCCGCCCGGTGTCAGTCCAGGGCCACCGGGGCGCGCAGCGGATCGCGCAGGTCCGTCCCCCGGGACAGCCACCGCTCCTGGAGCTCCTGAGCGCCCCGGACCCGCTTCCAGGCGGCCTCGTTGTGCGTCATCGGCAGCAGCGGCAGGAACCGCACCGCCTCCATCGGCGCGTCCAGCTCCAGATCCTCGACCAGGCCCCCGGGCTCGGCGACGAGCACGGAGCTGAACGGCGCTCCGGGCCACAGCGGCTCACCGAGGTCCAGCGAGGCGCCGGGAGCCACGATCACCCCCTCCACCTGCGGCGAGGCGGCGAGCACCGCGAGCTTGCGCAGCACCTGGTCGGTGTCCGCGAGGCCGGCCCGCACCGACAGGACCAGTTCGGCCCGAGGTCCCTTCACCGGGTCGGCGAAGGGGTCGGAGGGGTCGGCCATCGGCTGCGCGGACATGCCGAGCGTGGCGTACCTCACCACGTCGCCGTCGATGAACCGGAGCACCTCGATCCGTTCCGTACCGAGGAATGTCACTGCCGCACGTGCGTCCGGTTCACCCAGGCCCGTCCGCAGACGGGCCTCGACCAGAGCAAGAATTTCTGCCATGTGGCGAGCATAGGACGCGTATGGAACGGGCAAAGTAAGAGATTGGCCCTGTGCCTGCTGATAGCCTGGGCCCGCCGGTCGGGACAGCACGCAGAAGCGTCGCTCTCAAGTCCCGACGCAACGTCGTCCCTCACGGGGGACCGACCGGAGGAGGTGGGGCTGCGGTGGATCCAAGTCGACCGTGCAGTACCAACCGCTCTTCCGCCCGACACCTTTCTTCTGTGATCTGACGCCTTCCCGGCCACGGCCCATGGCGTTTCGCACGACGGAAGAGCACCCCCTTTTTGCCTGTCTGTAGCGAACGCCGTCATCGCGCCGCCGCGGTGCCGCCCGCTTTGCGGACGTGAGCCCACGTCCCCATTCCGGGCTGTTCCACGCCCTCGCCGACGGCCCCTCCGTGAAGGAGCCCAGCCATGTCGATGATCCGTGACCTGCGCGCTGTGGTGCGCCCGTCCCTGCGCAAGACCAACACGCTGCACAGCAGCTACGACACCACCCGTGATCCGTCCGCCTCCAGCGCGGTCGTCGACTGCGCGGTCTACCGCGACGGACGCCGGGTCGCGGAGGAGGACGGCACCTGCCGTACGCCGCACGAGGCGATGCTCCGGGTGCGGGAGAAGGGCGGCTTCGCCTGGATCGGCCTCCACGAGCCGACCGAGGAGGAGTTCGCGGGCATCGCCCGGGAGTTCGGGCTGCACCCGCTGGCCGTCGAGGACGCCGTCCACGCCCATCAGCGGCCGAAGCTGGAGCGGTACGACGACACCCTGTTCACCGTCTTCAAGACCATCCACTACGTCGAGCACGCCGAGCTGACCGCGACCAGCGAGGTCGTGGAGACCGGCGAGGTGATGTGCTTCACCGGCCGGGACTTCGTCATCACCGTGCGGCACGGCGGCCACGGCTCGCTGCGCGCGCTGCGCCACCGGCTCCAGGACGACCCCGAGCTGCTCGCCAAGGGCCCGTCTGCGGTCCTGCACTCCATCGCCGACCATGTCGTCGACGGCTACATCGCGGTGGCGGGCGCCGTGCAGGAGGACATCGACGAGGTGGAGATCGAGGTCTTCTCCACTCCCGACAAGGGCGGCCCGCGCGGTTCGGACGCCGGCCGGATCTACCAGCTCAAGCGCGAGGTGCTGGAGTTCAAGCGGGCCGTGTCGCCGCTCCTGCGCCCGATGCAGCTGCTCAGCGAGCGGCCGATGCGGCTGATCGACCCGGACATCCAGAAGTACTTCCGAGACGTCGCGGACCACCTCGTACGGGTGCAGGAAGAGGTCATCGGCTTCGACGAGCTGCTGAACTCGATCCTCCAGGCCAACCTGGCGCAGGCGACCGTCGCGCAGAACGAGGACATGCGCAAGATCACCTCCTGGGCGGCCATCATCGCCGTGCCGACGATGATCTGCGGGGTCTACGGCATGAACTTCAAGCACATGCCCGAGCTGCGCTGGACGTACGGCTATCCGATGGTGCTGGGCTTCATCGGCGTGGTCTGCTTCTCCATCCACCGCATGCTCAAGCGCAACGGCTGGCTCTGACCGTTCCGCCACCGGCCGGCCCCTGTGCCGGCCGGTCTAAGCTCTGCCCCATGACTGCTGCTGACACGCTGCTCGGACCGGCCCTCGTCGAGGAGGCCACCAAGAAGTCGGGCCTGGTCTGGGTGCGCGGCACCGGGCCCGCGCGGGCACTGTGGCACGTGTGGCACGAGGGCGCGGCGTACTTCGTCGGGGACGGCCCCGGCGAGCAGCCGCTGCCGGCCGGTCTCACCGACGGGGCCAACGCCGAAGTGACCGTCCGCAGCAAGGACAAGGGCGGCCGGCTCGTCGCCTGGACGGCTTCGGTGGCCCAGCTCGCCCCGCACTCCGAGGAGTGGGAGGCGGCGGTGGCCGAGCTCAGGGGCAAGCGGCTGAACGCGCCGGACGCGGAACAGATGACCGAACGCTGGGCGCGCGAGTGCCGGATCGTACGGCTCACGCCGCTCGACTCCCGTACCGATCTGCCGACGGGCTCGGGGGCTGCGGCGCCGCTGCCCACCACCGCGACCACCCGGCAGCCGGTACCGGCCGGGCTGCCACGGCTGCTGAAGCGCTCGCTCAGGAAGCCGTAGCGGCCCGCCCGGCGGACCCGTCCTGCGCCTACGAGGTGGACTTGGGAAGCTGGCGCCCGTAGTCGACGGTGGCATCCTCGGCCGGGGCCTTCAGCGCGAAGTCCTTGCCCCAGTCCGCGAGCGTGATGACGCCCCCGCCGCCGCCGCGCGCGAAGCGCAGCGGGTACGGCTTGCCGTCCAGGGACACGTCGAGCGCGCCGCCCACGCCCTTGCCACCGGTGATCCGGATGGTGCGGTCGGCGCCGATCCTGTCGCGGTCCCCCTTGCCGACGTCGCCGTGCAGCGTCAGCAGGCCGTCGAGCAGCACCTTCTTGTCGGTGAAGCCGCGCAGCTGCTTGTAGGTGGGGTCGTCCTGGGGGACCTTCACGTACTTGTCGTCCAGCTTGTCCGCCGCCGCCCCATCGGCCTCGTTCGCCTTGCCGGCGTCCGCCGTGCCGTGGTTCCAGAAGCCGGCGTCCGCCTTGAGGTAGAGCACGTCCCCGATCCGGAGCAGCTCGAAGGTGCTGTTCTTCGACGTGACGGAGCCGGCCCCGCCCTCGTCCTTGAGCCGCATGTCGATCTTGTACGTGCCGCCCTTGCTGACCAGGGTGCCGGCCAGCCGGACCATGTCGGAGGAGTCCGCCGCGGCCCGCGCCTTCTTCTCGATCTCCGGCGCGTCCAGTCTGCCGACGCCGTTGGTCCCCTTGTCCGGATCCTCGTCCGCGCACGCGGTCAGCGCCGCGCCGAGCCCCGCGCAGAGCACGACGGCGAGGGTGGCGGTCCGGCGGCGGGCCCGGACGGTCGGGACAAAAGAGGTCACAGGCGCACTGCCTCTCATCTGCGTGGCGGGGGTGGCAGACGGCAGCGTACCTGTGCGGCCTACACCTTCCGGCAGAGAGTCGCGACGACCGCTCTCCAGGGCGACCTGCGGCGGTACGGGCTAGCCTGAACCCGTCATAACGGTGCAATAAATGTCACAACAGACCGGATGCGTAAGCCGGCGACGGAGGAGGAGGCGCAGGCATGGCAGCAGGGACGCCCCGGGTCTTCGTCTCGCACCTCTCCGGCGTGCCGGTCTTCGACCCGAACGGGGACCAGGTGGGGCGCGTCCGTGACCTGGTCGCCATGCTGCGCGTCGGCGGGCGGCCGCCCCGGCTGCTCGGCATCGTCGTCGAAGTGGTGAGCCGGCGCCGGATCTTCCTGCCGATGACCCGGGTGACGGGCATCGAGTCCGGACAGGTCATCACCACGGGCGTGGTCAACATGCGGCGCTTCGAGCAGCGGCCCACCGAACGCCTGGTGCTGGGCGAGTTCCTCGACCGGCGGGTCAGCCTGGTGGAGACCGGCGAGGAGGTCACCATCCTGGACGTCGCGATCCAGCAGCTGCCGGCCCGCCGCGACTGGGAGATCGACAAGTACTTCGTGCGCAAGGGCAGGGGCGGGGCGCTGCGCCGCAAGGGCGAGACCCTGACGGTCGAGTGGTCGGCGGTCAGCGGCTTCTCGCTGGAGGAGCACGGGCAGGGCGCGGAGTCGCTGGTCGCCACCTTCGAGAGGCTGCGCCCGACCGATGTCGCCAACGCCCTGCACCACCTCACCCCGAAGCGGCGTGCGGAGGTCGCCGCCGCGCTCGACGACGAC contains:
- a CDS encoding DUF6758 family protein, which codes for MRGEPSCPKCGGRVKAPGFFDDTWQCDVHGSVQPLQPVIPPGVEALGVVVHRARVPVWMPWPLPVGWLFTGVACAGDDRGGGRATAVACSGPGPLGGIGELLLVAEELGVGLGARYAGIDGPDPGPYLRVDGPPDVKVLAAGRPTPLWHVKDAPADRAVFAGEARGLWLWAIVWPEQSGLLMYDELVLTDLRDAGGEVDLVPCGALTPRLLSGP
- a CDS encoding PHP domain-containing protein — encoded protein: MRIDLHTHSTASDGTDTPAELVREAAAAGLDVVALTDHDTVRGHAEAIAALPAGLTLVTGAELSCRLEGAGGLHMLAYLFDPDEPELARERELVRDDRVPRARTMVRKLQELGVPVEWEQVARIAGDGSVGRPHIATALVELGVVPSVSDAFTPQWLADGGRAHAEKHELDPFDAVRLVKAAGGVTVLAHPAAVKRGHVIPESAIAELAAAGLDGIEADHMDHDEPTRARLRGLARELGLLATGSSDYHGSRKTVRLGENVTDPEIYGEITRRATGAFPVPGAGGPLVP
- a CDS encoding DEAD/DEAH box helicase translates to MSPFPIQEMTLPVALSGSDVIGQAKTGTGKTLGFGLPLLERVTVPADVEAGRAAPEKLTDAPQALIVVPTRELCQQVTNDLQTAGKVRNVRVLAIYGGRAYEPQVEALKKGVDVVVGTPGRLLDLAGQRKLDLSHIRVLVLDEADEMLDLGFLPDVERIITMLPAKRQTMLFSATMPGAVISLARRYMSQPTHINATSPDDEGTTVKNTAQYVYRAHNMDKPEMVSRILQANGRGLAMIFCRTKRTAADIAEQLEKRGFASGAVHGDLGQGAREQALRAFRNGKVDVLVCTDVAARGIDVEGVTHVINYQSPEDEKTYLHRIGRTGRAGAKGIAITLVDWDDIPRWQLINKALDLKFPDPPETYSTSPHLYEELDIPAGTKGVLPRTERTRAGLRAEEIEDLGETGGRGRKSAPAAAAPAVREERPPRTPRQRRRTRGGSAAEESAATVPAPAAEAVEAPAATEAPAEARTPRRRRRGRVNTPDAAAEAAVETVQAAPVVVIDTEPEPVVKTRTRASRAKADVTVEVAAEAVPAAKPRRSRARVAKPVTEEVDFQTAPVAEPAAEATTVTKPRRRARVIKPAEDEVDFQIAPIAEPENDSRPRRRTRAAAKPKTEAVADAPVTEGEAKPRRRRAPRAAAAKTEG
- a CDS encoding magnesium and cobalt transport protein CorA, with translation MSMIRDLRAVVRPSLRKTNTLHSSYDTTRDPSASSAVVDCAVYRDGRRVAEEDGTCRTPHEAMLRVREKGGFAWIGLHEPTEEEFAGIAREFGLHPLAVEDAVHAHQRPKLERYDDTLFTVFKTIHYVEHAELTATSEVVETGEVMCFTGRDFVITVRHGGHGSLRALRHRLQDDPELLAKGPSAVLHSIADHVVDGYIAVAGAVQEDIDEVEIEVFSTPDKGGPRGSDAGRIYQLKREVLEFKRAVSPLLRPMQLLSERPMRLIDPDIQKYFRDVADHLVRVQEEVIGFDELLNSILQANLAQATVAQNEDMRKITSWAAIIAVPTMICGVYGMNFKHMPELRWTYGYPMVLGFIGVVCFSIHRMLKRNGWL
- a CDS encoding MarC family protein, whose amino-acid sequence is MFDVAVFGSLFLTLFVIMDPPGITPIFLALTAGRPAKTQRKMALQAVSVAFGVIAVFGVLGQQILDYLHVSVPALMIAGGLLLLLIALDLLTGKTDEPTQTKDVNVALVPLGMPLLAGPGAIVSVILAVQHADSLGSQFSVWTAIVAMHVVLWLTMRYSLLIIRVIKDGGVVLVTRLAGMMLSAIAVQQIINGVTQVIQNA
- a CDS encoding suppressor of fused domain protein, with amino-acid sequence MAEILALVEARLRTGLGEPDARAAVTFLGTERIEVLRFIDGDVVRYATLGMSAQPMADPSDPFADPVKGPRAELVLSVRAGLADTDQVLRKLAVLAASPQVEGVIVAPGASLDLGEPLWPGAPFSSVLVAEPGGLVEDLELDAPMEAVRFLPLLPMTHNEAAWKRVRGAQELQERWLSRGTDLRDPLRAPVALD
- a CDS encoding alpha/beta fold hydrolase; amino-acid sequence: MSRPPTFVPPPCTRARTLHTARGDFAVLDASPRTAPRGTALLLPGFTGSKEDFIAMLEPLADAGYRAVAVDGRGQYESEGTDRQESYAQAELARDALAQTAALGLGDGGVHLLGHSLGGLVARAAAILDPAPFRSLTLMSSGPAQVVEAQQIKAKILGDALATMSMDRVWEAMRAFDPPAEAETGGEDLRRRWMRHRPAQLIATGRQLATEPDRVAEVAATGLPVHVVSGERDDVWPVPLLDEMAGRLGARRTRIEGAEHSPNTDRPEPTAAALVSFWDSL
- a CDS encoding NYN domain-containing protein, whose amino-acid sequence is MNDAETGERLDRTNELLQRVLAEVSKTPSTHAIFVDAGYVYAAAGLLVTGTEDRRSFDLDSEGLIEAFIDKARTIFADSRLLRVYWYDGARRRIHTVEQQSIAELPDVKVRLGNLNANNQQKGVDSLIRTDLESLARHRAISDAALVGGDEDLVSAVEAAQGYGARVHLWGIEAAEGRNQAEPLLWEVDSQRTFDLDFCRPYVTRRPVTTYEDDSPAPSRDDVRFVGTQIAAAWLAARGRESLADLLPGHPYLPGSVDQDLLVEAERLLQHSLRGHAHLRRALRDGFWQHLQSQY
- a CDS encoding MFS transporter — translated: MQGEDPFDSGTVSILRQPKAVWATAGASVVAFMGIGLVDPILPSIAKGLEATPSQVSLLFTSYFLITAVAMLVTGFVSSRIGGRKTLLAGLALVVVFAALSGTSSSVAELVGFRAGWGLGNALFVSTALAVIVGAAAGGSSAAILLYESALGLGMACGPLLGALLGDASWRYPFFGTAALMAIGFVCITAFLKEQPKPAKKTSLLDPIKALGHRGLASVATSAFFYNYAFFTILAFTPFVLNMSPYKSGAVFFAWGLLLAVFSVLVAPRLQKRFGSLKVVGASLVLLAADLVILGYGNHTTAIVCTIVSGAFIGMNNTVYTELALGVSDAPRPVASAGYNFVRWFAAAAAPFLAPKIEEWSNIHIPFVIAAVAAVIGAVVVWVRRSALTHEAEELEPKHATEDGVTVFAN